Proteins encoded together in one Pontiella desulfatans window:
- a CDS encoding family 78 glycoside hydrolase catalytic domain — translation MMKENVLQWATVSVAGIMMGSTTLAAPTHLVDERPVEISHVSPDVVLVDFGKVAYGNLRLQPPANATGTVTVHFGEDFVDGRINRKPKGTVRYNQTSVTLAGSQAIVAAPPADPRNTELVSTRKHYHPPAILTPEEWGVVLPFRWVEIEGWNGTLKPEQIVRQSAYASTWKDDAAAFESSDDMLNRIWDLCRYSIKATTFAGVYVDGDRERIPYEADAYLNQLSHYYTDDDKVMARDTINYLLLDGIGTWPTEWAPHMVFMVHADWMHTGDLGWMSGRYQALKSKLLLHRKGDDGLIFSEEVDMKKTDIVDWPQKERDGYVFTPRNTVVNAFYLRAIKLMAEMARAIGFEEEAKRYEADFDASYAAFQKTFFDEGKGLYLDGVDTDHISSHANLYPLAFGLVPEPHRSGMADWLAGRGMRCSVYAAQYLMEGLFENGAGTQALALMVADNDRSWKHMVDSGTTISWEAWDLKYKPNQDWNHAWGAAPANLLPRYVLGAEPLAPSWKTARISPNLGDLKSAQGKVPTRMGAILVEWEVAGNFKMKLQLPEGMAAQVDLPAVGESSQVLLDGKPVKASLRAGRWVLEERVEGSVVIEVR, via the coding sequence ATGATGAAAGAAAACGTTTTGCAGTGGGCCACGGTTTCGGTGGCAGGAATAATGATGGGGTCGACGACCCTGGCGGCTCCAACGCATTTGGTCGATGAACGACCGGTTGAGATATCGCACGTTTCGCCGGATGTCGTTCTGGTGGACTTCGGGAAGGTGGCCTATGGCAATCTTCGCCTCCAACCACCGGCCAATGCCACCGGCACGGTAACGGTTCATTTCGGCGAGGATTTTGTGGACGGGCGGATCAACCGCAAGCCAAAGGGAACGGTTCGCTACAATCAGACCTCGGTCACGCTGGCCGGCAGCCAGGCCATTGTTGCCGCACCGCCGGCGGACCCGCGCAATACGGAATTGGTGTCGACCAGGAAACATTATCATCCGCCGGCCATCCTGACTCCGGAGGAGTGGGGCGTGGTGCTGCCTTTCCGATGGGTGGAAATCGAGGGATGGAACGGGACGTTGAAGCCGGAGCAGATTGTTCGCCAATCGGCCTATGCCTCGACCTGGAAGGATGATGCGGCAGCATTCGAATCCTCGGATGACATGCTGAACCGAATCTGGGACCTGTGCCGCTATTCCATCAAGGCCACCACCTTTGCCGGGGTGTATGTGGATGGCGACCGCGAGCGCATCCCCTACGAAGCCGATGCCTATTTGAACCAGCTCAGCCATTACTACACGGATGACGACAAGGTCATGGCGCGGGATACCATCAACTACCTGCTGCTGGATGGCATTGGTACCTGGCCGACGGAATGGGCGCCGCACATGGTCTTCATGGTCCACGCCGACTGGATGCATACCGGTGATCTCGGCTGGATGTCCGGGCGCTACCAGGCGCTGAAGTCCAAGCTTCTGCTGCATCGCAAGGGGGACGATGGACTGATCTTCAGTGAAGAAGTCGATATGAAGAAAACCGATATTGTGGATTGGCCCCAGAAAGAGCGGGACGGTTATGTCTTCACTCCGCGCAACACCGTGGTGAATGCTTTTTATCTGCGCGCCATCAAGCTGATGGCCGAAATGGCGAGGGCGATTGGTTTCGAAGAGGAGGCAAAGCGCTATGAGGCCGACTTCGACGCGTCCTACGCCGCCTTCCAGAAAACGTTTTTCGATGAGGGCAAGGGCTTGTACCTGGACGGCGTTGATACCGACCACATTTCATCGCACGCCAATCTCTATCCATTGGCCTTCGGCCTCGTCCCGGAACCGCATCGGTCGGGGATGGCGGACTGGTTGGCTGGGCGCGGTATGCGCTGCTCGGTCTATGCCGCGCAGTATCTGATGGAAGGCCTTTTTGAAAACGGGGCGGGAACCCAGGCGCTGGCCTTGATGGTCGCCGATAACGACCGCAGCTGGAAACACATGGTGGATAGCGGCACCACCATCTCTTGGGAAGCGTGGGACCTGAAATATAAACCGAACCAGGACTGGAACCATGCCTGGGGCGCGGCCCCGGCCAATCTGCTCCCGCGCTACGTGCTCGGTGCCGAGCCCTTGGCGCCCAGTTGGAAAACCGCGCGGATTTCGCCGAACCTTGGGGATCTCAAATCCGCCCAAGGTAAAGTGCCCACCCGTATGGGCGCCATCCTTGTTGAGTGGGAAGTTGCGGGCAACTTCAAGATGAAGCTGCAGCTGCCTGAAGGCATGGCCGCCCAGGTGGATCTGCCCGCGGTTGGGGAATCAAGCCAGGTGCTGTTGGATGGAAAGCCGGTAAAGGCCTCGCTGCGGGCTGGTCGATGGGTGCTTGAGGAACGGGTTGAAGGATCCGTTGTGATTGAAGTCAGATAA
- a CDS encoding IS4 family transposase, translated as MKKQHKHKPAGHRYTTLKQLCNLIPGHMVSSLAQKHGVDIQSRTYTPWSHVVSLLYAHFSHALGLNDVCDALQMNAAALSTIRGAVPPSRNNLSHANKIRNADMAEELYWCMMKHLMDTVPGFAKGKVRRGYLRRFSKTIHALDSTTIQLVANCMDWAKHRRRKAAAKCHLRLDLQSFLPRCAIIDTAKHHDSTMTQSLCAELKPGEIAVFDKAYNKFKHLFELTVRGVWWVGRAKDNMQYKVVRTLETTGHKRILRDEVIEMVVEASKKAYPCELRRVVALVEINGKDVEIAFITNHLEWSAWTVAELYRCRWDIEVFFKEIKQTLQLSDFLGYSANAVRWQIWMGLLVHLLMRCLAFMHGWEHSFKRQFTVVRAVLWRRWNLPALLDSYGTAKPPGRIRGAPEQAYLPGFV; from the coding sequence ATGAAAAAACAACATAAACACAAGCCAGCCGGACATAGGTATACAACCTTGAAACAATTGTGCAATCTGATTCCCGGACACATGGTGTCGAGCCTTGCGCAGAAGCATGGCGTGGACATTCAAAGCCGGACGTACACGCCGTGGAGCCATGTGGTTTCTTTGCTGTACGCCCACTTCTCCCATGCACTCGGACTCAACGATGTGTGCGACGCGCTCCAGATGAACGCGGCGGCGCTCTCTACCATCCGCGGCGCGGTTCCTCCGTCGCGTAACAACCTGAGCCACGCGAACAAGATCCGCAACGCGGACATGGCCGAAGAGCTCTACTGGTGCATGATGAAGCATCTGATGGATACGGTTCCGGGCTTCGCGAAGGGCAAGGTTCGGCGCGGATACCTCCGGCGCTTCAGCAAGACGATCCATGCGCTGGACTCGACCACGATCCAGCTCGTCGCCAACTGCATGGACTGGGCGAAGCATCGCCGCCGCAAGGCTGCGGCCAAGTGCCACCTGCGCCTCGACCTGCAAAGCTTCCTGCCCCGGTGCGCCATCATCGACACGGCGAAGCACCATGACAGCACGATGACCCAAAGCCTGTGCGCCGAGCTCAAACCCGGTGAAATCGCCGTGTTCGACAAGGCCTACAACAAGTTCAAGCATCTTTTCGAGCTGACGGTGCGCGGTGTCTGGTGGGTTGGCCGGGCGAAGGACAACATGCAGTACAAGGTGGTGCGCACCCTCGAAACCACCGGGCACAAGCGCATCCTGCGCGACGAGGTCATCGAGATGGTGGTCGAAGCATCGAAGAAAGCCTATCCGTGCGAGTTGCGCCGGGTCGTGGCGCTGGTCGAGATCAACGGCAAGGATGTCGAGATCGCCTTCATCACCAACCATCTGGAGTGGAGCGCGTGGACGGTCGCCGAACTCTACCGTTGCCGCTGGGACATCGAGGTGTTCTTCAAGGAGATCAAGCAGACGCTCCAGCTCTCCGACTTCCTGGGCTACAGCGCCAACGCCGTGCGCTGGCAGATTTGGATGGGGTTGCTTGTCCACCTGCTGATGCGCTGCCTCGCGTTCATGCACGGCTGGGAGCACAGCTTCAAGCGGCAGTTCACTGTTGTGCGCGCGGTGCTTTGGCGCCGGTGGAACCTGCCCGCCTTGCTGGATTCCTATGGGACAGCCAAACCGCCCGGCCGCATACGGGGTGCGCCGGAACAGGCGTATCTGCCGGGGTTTGTCTAA
- a CDS encoding discoidin domain-containing protein, which yields MVGVKYLGTEQSEAVGNYVVYRVESGTYDFTVDQMPRIEFPKPLYKGANRSRIGRMNASSMFIETEKLPGFEAFKANDGNPDTCWQAGGVKDQWLEVEWVKPQTFSKVVINEVGNEIKRYKVQAWGGNGWQDLAVGETCGSEKTHAFDAVTASQCRIFIIDASKAASISEFGIF from the coding sequence ATGGTCGGTGTTAAATACCTCGGTACGGAACAAAGCGAAGCCGTCGGCAACTATGTCGTGTACCGGGTTGAGTCCGGCACATACGACTTTACCGTCGACCAGATGCCCAGAATCGAATTTCCGAAACCGCTGTACAAGGGGGCGAACCGTTCAAGGATTGGGCGCATGAATGCCTCCTCCATGTTTATTGAAACGGAAAAACTACCTGGCTTCGAAGCCTTTAAGGCCAACGATGGTAATCCGGATACCTGCTGGCAGGCCGGCGGAGTCAAAGATCAATGGCTGGAAGTGGAATGGGTCAAGCCGCAGACCTTCAGCAAGGTAGTGATCAACGAAGTCGGAAATGAAATCAAACGCTACAAGGTTCAGGCCTGGGGTGGAAATGGATGGCAGGATCTGGCGGTAGGCGAAACCTGCGGTTCAGAAAAAACACATGCCTTCGATGCCGTGACCGCAAGCCAATGCCGGATATTTATCATTGATGCTTCAAAAGCCGCATCGATATCCGAGTTCGGGATATTTTAA
- a CDS encoding family 78 glycoside hydrolase catalytic domain: MKRSILQSTPSIRASKLTALLILSWVNAQASGGVSLYDLKVEHLRDPIQLDITQPRLSWKVRVNDTTAKNVEQQSFRILVSSSPENLANNQGDLWDSGVISSSQSVLVPYLGKKLQSRQSCHWKVQVTVSKGNTSAWSETASWEMALLDSNDWKGSEWIGLEKDTRDSEFASRKPSNKDDVLRSNPSPLLRKEINIAKEVKKARAYVSGIGYSEFYINGKKTSDHVLDPGQTNYEKHTLYVVHDITDALKPGTNALGVWLGNGFYGQNLAFNPKFEYGKPRLRAKLFVEYADGSHETFATDTSWKATVSPILFDNAYWGETYDARREIPGWSKPGLDDSCWQQAVIVPAPCPDHKLRPQLLPPIKEVERFKPVSIKKVTDDTYLVDFGKNFSGWYDIKLNQNSGDVIRFYPTEVLDRDTGRGEQKTRGGAPGAPEEHFYICKGGGPESYSPRFVYSGFQYLEISGLAQAPTAESIEAVFVRSALEKTGSFESSNEMLNKQYAASLLSLEGNWHSFPEDCPHREKCGWLGDAHATADLSLYNYDMARFFSKYVRDIQDSLNKDHKAKRILPDSPGVPPMVAPGKRCNRVATIDWAIAYIIIPWRMYVHTGDAEAFKPHYEHFKDFITYYKSFKNKDGVIDNGLGDWCPPNWDRKAAPEFMECHPYVSGTAFYYQALQLISEMALLMSDADYSKGCLEEADRIQKAFDRVYLKPIEGSDLKHYGSQTATVMALKLGMVPEDEIEDRVAGLLFDINERHNGHHACGIHGLRHLYTVLADNGHGAQAHRMLNDTTFPGPGFIMNLGLSTWPERRFDWTKVKFSNSFNHPMNGGFTAFMHEALGGIRPDEKTAGYKHFQLKPQLTDQIDWVKTSVESPYGKIRSEWKKDGGAFTWEIEVPPNTTATFFIPYRSGKELSEGNQRGLQKKLTPVIEGEQKWLKCEVGSGVYRFAYE, from the coding sequence ATGAAACGATCAATACTACAATCTACCCCTTCAATACGTGCTTCAAAGCTTACGGCACTTCTTATACTGAGTTGGGTCAATGCCCAAGCAAGTGGCGGCGTCAGCCTATATGACCTCAAGGTCGAGCACCTTCGCGATCCGATCCAGCTCGACATCACGCAACCCCGGCTCAGTTGGAAGGTCAGGGTCAACGATACAACCGCTAAGAACGTCGAACAGCAGTCTTTCCGCATCCTGGTTTCGAGCAGTCCGGAAAACCTGGCCAACAACCAGGGCGACCTGTGGGACAGCGGCGTCATTTCATCTTCGCAGTCCGTGCTGGTTCCATACCTTGGGAAAAAACTGCAGAGCCGGCAGTCCTGCCATTGGAAAGTTCAGGTTACCGTCAGCAAGGGGAACACCAGCGCGTGGTCGGAAACCGCTTCCTGGGAAATGGCGTTGCTGGATTCCAATGATTGGAAAGGTTCAGAATGGATCGGGCTGGAGAAGGATACGCGCGATTCGGAATTCGCCAGCCGTAAGCCGAGCAACAAAGACGACGTGCTCCGTTCCAATCCCTCTCCCCTGCTGCGCAAAGAGATCAACATTGCCAAAGAGGTTAAAAAGGCACGTGCCTACGTGAGCGGCATCGGCTATTCCGAATTTTACATCAACGGGAAAAAGACCAGCGACCACGTCCTCGATCCCGGCCAGACCAACTATGAAAAGCACACGCTCTATGTGGTGCATGACATCACCGATGCCCTAAAACCAGGCACGAATGCCCTCGGCGTTTGGCTCGGCAACGGGTTCTACGGCCAGAACCTCGCTTTCAATCCTAAATTTGAATATGGCAAACCTAGGTTGCGCGCCAAGCTGTTCGTGGAATATGCCGACGGTAGCCACGAGACCTTCGCAACCGACACCAGCTGGAAAGCCACCGTCAGCCCGATCCTGTTCGATAACGCCTACTGGGGCGAAACCTACGATGCCCGCCGGGAAATCCCAGGCTGGTCGAAACCCGGCCTCGACGATTCCTGCTGGCAGCAAGCTGTAATCGTTCCCGCACCTTGCCCCGACCACAAACTGCGTCCGCAGCTGCTGCCACCGATCAAAGAGGTGGAACGTTTCAAGCCCGTTTCCATCAAGAAGGTGACTGACGACACCTACCTGGTCGATTTCGGCAAAAACTTTTCCGGCTGGTATGATATTAAACTGAACCAGAACAGTGGCGACGTGATCCGGTTCTATCCCACCGAAGTGCTGGATCGGGACACCGGCCGGGGAGAACAGAAAACCCGCGGCGGCGCTCCCGGCGCACCGGAAGAACACTTTTACATCTGCAAAGGAGGCGGCCCGGAATCCTACTCGCCCCGCTTTGTCTACTCCGGCTTCCAATACCTGGAAATCAGCGGCCTTGCCCAGGCGCCGACGGCGGAGAGCATTGAAGCGGTCTTTGTTCGTAGTGCGCTTGAAAAGACCGGCTCGTTTGAGTCATCGAATGAGATGCTCAATAAACAGTATGCCGCCAGTCTGCTGAGCCTCGAAGGCAACTGGCATTCCTTCCCGGAAGACTGCCCCCACCGCGAAAAATGCGGGTGGCTCGGCGATGCCCACGCCACGGCGGATCTCAGCCTCTACAACTATGACATGGCGCGGTTTTTTTCCAAATATGTCCGCGACATCCAGGATAGCCTGAACAAGGATCATAAAGCTAAACGGATTCTACCGGACAGCCCCGGCGTACCGCCCATGGTGGCACCGGGCAAACGGTGCAACCGCGTGGCTACGATTGATTGGGCAATCGCCTACATCATCATTCCGTGGCGCATGTATGTGCATACGGGCGATGCCGAAGCCTTCAAGCCGCACTATGAACATTTCAAGGATTTCATCACCTACTACAAATCGTTCAAAAACAAGGACGGCGTGATCGATAACGGCCTCGGCGACTGGTGCCCACCCAACTGGGACCGCAAGGCCGCCCCCGAGTTCATGGAGTGCCACCCCTACGTTTCCGGCACGGCCTTCTATTACCAGGCGCTGCAACTGATTAGCGAAATGGCGCTTCTGATGAGCGATGCCGACTACAGCAAAGGGTGCCTTGAAGAAGCCGATCGTATCCAGAAAGCCTTCGACAGGGTTTACTTGAAACCGATTGAAGGAAGTGATTTGAAACACTACGGAAGCCAGACGGCCACCGTGATGGCGCTGAAACTCGGCATGGTGCCCGAGGATGAAATCGAAGACCGCGTTGCAGGCCTGCTATTCGACATCAACGAACGGCACAACGGTCATCATGCCTGCGGGATTCATGGCCTGCGCCATCTGTATACGGTTCTGGCGGACAACGGGCACGGCGCTCAGGCGCACCGCATGCTGAACGACACCACCTTCCCCGGACCCGGATTTATCATGAACCTGGGTTTATCCACCTGGCCGGAACGCCGGTTCGACTGGACCAAGGTAAAATTCAGCAACTCGTTCAACCATCCCATGAACGGCGGGTTCACGGCTTTCATGCACGAAGCGCTCGGCGGCATCCGGCCGGACGAGAAGACGGCAGGCTATAAACATTTCCAGCTCAAGCCGCAGCTGACCGATCAGATCGACTGGGTTAAAACCAGCGTGGAATCGCCCTATGGCAAAATCCGCAGCGAATGGAAAAAAGATGGCGGTGCATTCACGTGGGAAATCGAAGTTCCACCGAACACCACCGCAACCTTCTTCATCCCCTACCGTTCCGGGAAAGAACTGTCCGAAGGAAATCAACGCGGACTCCAGAAAAAGCTCACACCCGTCATTGAGGGCGAACAGAAATGGCTGAAGTGCGAAGTCGGCTCCGGTGTTTATCGCTTTGCCTATGAATAG
- a CDS encoding purine-cytosine permease family protein — MSDEQQEKHGEFEREPVPASKTRGLKAFVGMYAGEHCAGTELMIGPLFVAAGVSAFDVVFGLLIGNLLAVLSWMFLCAPIAVRARLTLYYQLEKICGRNLVTLYNLANGVMFCFLAGSMITVSATALGVWFNFPMPGLTDIYPNSVGWVLAVLGIGALITLVAAWGYDMVSRVANIAAPWMVLVFLGFGIIGLRQFIEVTGAEVNSLSSLWALCNESIFKGGDPLPGQVKFTFWHVTFFAWFANMAMHVGMSDLSVLRFAKKSWHGVASASGMYVGHFMAWLAAAVLYSLQLHLDPSNTDVLPGPLAYRAAGVAGLICVIVAGWTTANPTIYRAGLAFQAIMPKKSRFAVTIGTGMLATLAGLFPGIAMKLLGFVALYGLILMPMGAVVFTDFWIFPKLGLRQYYAEHRKISINWAAGIAWIATLAICVALVKSGKPQFQIFFVSLPGWFIASGLYILISKFTQKGTEA, encoded by the coding sequence ATGAGTGATGAACAACAGGAAAAGCATGGCGAGTTCGAACGCGAACCGGTGCCCGCGTCGAAGACCCGGGGGCTGAAGGCTTTCGTGGGCATGTATGCCGGCGAGCACTGCGCCGGAACGGAATTGATGATCGGCCCGCTGTTCGTGGCGGCGGGGGTGAGCGCGTTCGATGTGGTTTTCGGCTTGTTGATCGGCAACTTGTTGGCGGTGCTGAGCTGGATGTTCCTGTGTGCGCCGATCGCGGTGCGGGCGCGCTTGACGTTGTATTACCAGTTGGAAAAAATCTGTGGCCGGAATCTCGTCACCCTATACAACCTCGCCAACGGGGTGATGTTCTGTTTCCTGGCCGGCTCCATGATCACGGTGTCGGCGACGGCGCTCGGGGTCTGGTTTAATTTTCCCATGCCGGGGCTGACGGATATTTATCCGAACAGCGTCGGGTGGGTGCTTGCGGTGCTGGGCATTGGTGCGCTCATCACCTTGGTCGCGGCCTGGGGCTACGACATGGTTTCCAGGGTGGCCAACATCGCCGCGCCCTGGATGGTACTGGTCTTCCTGGGCTTCGGGATCATTGGACTGCGCCAGTTCATCGAGGTGACGGGAGCGGAAGTGAATTCCCTCTCCAGCCTCTGGGCGCTTTGCAACGAGTCCATCTTCAAGGGGGGCGATCCGCTTCCCGGGCAGGTCAAGTTTACCTTCTGGCATGTAACCTTCTTTGCATGGTTCGCGAATATGGCGATGCATGTGGGCATGTCCGATCTCTCCGTTTTGCGTTTCGCGAAAAAGTCGTGGCATGGGGTTGCCTCGGCGTCCGGCATGTATGTCGGCCACTTCATGGCCTGGCTCGCGGCGGCGGTGCTTTACTCCTTGCAGCTGCATCTAGACCCGTCCAACACGGACGTGCTGCCGGGGCCGCTGGCCTACCGCGCGGCCGGTGTGGCCGGACTCATCTGCGTCATTGTTGCCGGATGGACGACCGCCAACCCGACGATCTACCGCGCCGGCCTGGCCTTCCAGGCGATCATGCCGAAAAAATCGCGCTTCGCCGTAACGATCGGCACCGGCATGCTGGCCACGCTGGCCGGGTTGTTCCCCGGCATTGCCATGAAGCTGCTCGGCTTTGTGGCGCTCTATGGCTTGATCCTCATGCCGATGGGCGCGGTCGTCTTTACCGATTTCTGGATCTTCCCGAAACTGGGGCTCAGGCAATATTATGCGGAACACAGGAAGATCTCGATCAACTGGGCGGCCGGCATCGCCTGGATCGCCACGTTGGCCATCTGCGTGGCGTTGGTGAAATCCGGAAAGCCGCAGTTCCAGATCTTCTTTGTTTCTTTGCCCGGCTGGTTCATCGCCTCGGGGCTCTACATCTTGATTAGCAAGTTCACGCAGAAGGGGACGGAAGCATGA
- a CDS encoding family 78 glycoside hydrolase catalytic domain codes for MLFLSSWAVWGSVQPVDLRCEYRVDPLGIDNVQPRLSWKILDPDKTRGQRQTGYQVLVASSLEKLNQDIGDLWDSGAVKESQSANNVYQGASLKSGMECLWKVRICDIDGKVSDWSPVARFTVGLLDSTDWKGEWILKEDQLKTDHNWYRKNFTLSAEPTSGFVYVASFGYHELYVNGRKVTDQVMNPVSSYMKKRIPYLTYDISAHLKKGDNVIAVWHAAGWARWRRIREYRNIPFVFKAQAEIEVGNERLSFGSDTSWKCKKSHTEYYGDWDILRFGGETIDDRRKEDDWNTAVYDDRNWANAVVYDAAELNAKIPEGDNISFALNSNKDRSLRSLYSPIKAELSAQMVEPQVRFKEIAPIEVKDNKDGTYRIDMGENYTGFFEMNLYDGAEGDSVIFEISDQTELVMNWKQKSQYIFGKSGKGRFTNRFNLAGGRWITVYGLNYKPKLEDIKGYVITNDRKQISTFESSNELLNKIYKINHCHPIDIEKKGWHVPLKSSTRRV; via the coding sequence ATGCTGTTCCTTTCCTCTTGGGCTGTATGGGGATCGGTACAGCCTGTTGATTTGCGCTGTGAATACCGGGTTGATCCACTCGGGATTGATAATGTGCAGCCCCGTTTGAGCTGGAAGATTCTGGATCCGGATAAAACGCGCGGGCAACGACAGACCGGCTATCAGGTGCTGGTGGCGAGCAGCCTCGAAAAACTGAACCAGGACATCGGCGACCTGTGGGACTCCGGAGCCGTGAAGGAGTCGCAGTCGGCAAATAATGTGTATCAGGGGGCTTCGCTGAAATCCGGTATGGAGTGTTTGTGGAAAGTCCGGATCTGCGATATCGATGGCAAGGTGTCGGACTGGAGCCCGGTTGCGCGCTTTACGGTCGGCCTACTGGATTCCACCGATTGGAAGGGGGAATGGATCCTCAAAGAAGACCAACTGAAGACCGATCATAACTGGTACCGCAAAAACTTCACCCTTTCAGCGGAGCCAACCTCGGGTTTTGTTTATGTGGCGTCGTTCGGCTATCACGAACTCTATGTGAACGGCCGAAAGGTGACGGATCAAGTGATGAACCCGGTTTCGTCCTACATGAAGAAGCGCATTCCGTATCTGACCTACGATATTTCCGCCCATCTGAAAAAGGGCGACAACGTGATTGCGGTCTGGCATGCGGCAGGCTGGGCGCGTTGGAGACGGATTCGCGAATATCGGAACATTCCGTTCGTATTTAAGGCGCAGGCGGAAATTGAAGTCGGAAATGAGCGTTTGTCGTTCGGTTCGGATACCAGTTGGAAATGTAAAAAAAGTCATACGGAATATTATGGCGATTGGGACATCCTTCGGTTTGGCGGGGAAACGATTGATGATCGTCGCAAGGAAGACGACTGGAATACGGCCGTTTATGATGATCGCAACTGGGCGAACGCAGTCGTGTATGATGCCGCGGAACTCAATGCAAAAATCCCGGAAGGCGATAACATCAGCTTTGCGCTTAACAGCAATAAAGACCGATCACTGAGATCGTTGTACAGCCCTATTAAAGCAGAATTAAGTGCGCAGATGGTCGAGCCTCAGGTTCGGTTTAAAGAGATAGCGCCGATTGAGGTGAAGGACAACAAAGACGGTACGTATCGCATTGATATGGGTGAAAACTACACCGGCTTTTTTGAGATGAATTTGTATGACGGTGCTGAAGGGGACTCCGTGATCTTCGAAATCAGCGACCAGACCGAACTCGTCATGAACTGGAAACAGAAAAGCCAGTATATCTTTGGTAAAAGCGGCAAAGGCCGTTTTACGAACCGGTTCAACCTGGCCGGTGGTCGGTGGATCACGGTGTATGGGTTGAATTATAAACCGAAGTTGGAAGACATTAAGGGTTATGTCATTACCAACGACCGGAAACAAATCAGCACGTTCGAATCGTCCAACGAGCTGCTGAATAAAATCTACAAAATCAACCATTGTCATCCCATAGATATTGAAAAAAAAGGCTGGCATGTGCCGTTGAAATCCTCCACTCGGAGGGTATGA